The region AACAGCTCGTCGAACAGCTCCCGGTCCTCCCGGCGCAGGGCGCGCCGGAATCCCTTCCACGACTCCTCCTCGCGGTAGAGCTCCTGGGTGAAGGAGAGCACCGTGCGGCCCATTACCGTACCCCTTTCCGGGGGACATCTCCCATCGGGGACATCTCCTGGGCTTGAGTCTTTCGTTGCAGGAGTGTCCCCGCCCGATCCTCCTCCCGGCGCAGGAGGAGGCACGGGTCGGCGGCCCGGACGAGATGCCGCAGGAAGCCGGCCCGTCCGCCGTCCGCCGGGATCTCCCCTCCGGCCAGGACGACGCGCGTTCCTCCCCGTGCGCTCCGGCGCAGCGCGGCGAGGCAGCCCCGGAAGACCCGGCAGGCCTCGGCGAACGGGACGTCGGCGTCCGCGAAGGTCTCCGGCAGGCCGAGGACGACGGCGAGGCGCGCGCCGGACCGCGCCAGCGCGGGATCGAGGCGGCGGGAGAGCAGCGCCTCCATCTGGTGGCAGGTGAAGGCGCGGGATACGAGCAGGTGGGAGAGCGCCTCCCGTCCGCTTCCGCCCAGCGCGCGCTCCGCACGGACGATCTCGTACGGGTCGAACCGGTTTCCGCCGTCCACGATCACCGCCGGCTCCCCGGAGAGCAGCGGAAGGGCCAGGGCGCGCAGCGCCAGCCGGTGGGCGCCGGCCCCGAAGAGGCCGGCGAACCTCCCCGGCGGGGGGCGCAGGCAGAGGGCGGAGGCCCGGTCGATCTCCGCGGCCGGAGGGGACGAAAGACCCGGATGAGGCGCGTCGCCGGGCAAGGCGGTCTCCTGCGCGTCTACAGCTTCCGGAAGACGCCGACGACTTTCCCGGCGATGCGGACGGAAGGCCCGACCGAAGAGAGGGGGATGGGGGGGTAGGCCGGGTTGGCCGCCTCGAGCAGGGTGGTCCCGTTCCTCCGGCGGAGCCGCTTGACGGTGGCTTCCCCGTCGACGACGGCGACCACGATTTCCCCGTCCGCGGCGCTCTCCTGCACCCGCACCACGACGTAGTCCCCCTCGCAGATGTGGGCCCCCACCATGCTGTCCCCGGTGACCCGCAGCGAGAAGATCTCCCCCTCGCCGGCCAGCGAAGGGTCGAGCAGGATCTCCTCCCCGGCCCGTTCGATCGC is a window of Deltaproteobacteria bacterium GWC2_65_14 DNA encoding:
- a CDS encoding repressor LexA; protein product: MGGPLTEKQRKVLSFLREFTRSRSFAPTAREIADRFGIAEKNAFYYMDLLEKKGYIRRRRNSPRRIEFLGEAALSAPRRVPVLGQVPAGHPREAIERAGEEILLDPSLAGEGEIFSLRVTGDSMVGAHICEGDYVVVRVQESAADGEIVVAVVDGEATVKRLRRRNGTTLLEAANPAYPPIPLSSVGPSVRIAGKVVGVFRKL